A section of the Schistosoma haematobium chromosome ZW, whole genome shotgun sequence genome encodes:
- the PARP2_1 gene encoding Poly [ADP-ribose] polymerase 2 (EggNog:ENOG410V5IH~COG:L): protein MKLICDFSNMEQVMTELKYDSRRAPLGKLSKSQICAGYTALDNISQMIGALSALSQACNTETETKPRGRVKRIVKTNVGDKRKLEEQLLLACNDFYTRIPHDFGMRIPPVIRTMPEVKSKIELLEALSDIEFAVNILKNNQSSTENIIDVNYKRLNCDIKPLRSTDPMYSVRITHTCIPNCFMYLFCFLNCFNE, encoded by the exons ATGAAATTAATATGTGACTTTAGTAACATGGAACAAGTTATGACTGAACTAAAATATGATTCACGCCGAGCTCCTCTAGGAAAGCTTAGTAAATCACAAATTTGTGCAGGTTATACAGCATTGGATAACATATCCCAAATGATTGGTGCTTTGTCAGCTTTAAGTCAAGCGTGTAATACTGAAACAGAAACTAAGCCAAGGGGCAGAGTAAAACGTATCGTCAAAACAAATGTGGGTGATAAACGTAAACTTGAAGAACAATTACTGTTGGCCTGTAATGATTTCTATACACGGATACCTCACGATTTTGG TATGCGTATACCACCGGTTATTCGTACAATGCCTGAAGTCAAATCAAAAATTGAACTACTAGAAGCCTTATCCGATATTGAATTTGCTGTAAATATTTTGAAGAATAATCAATCATCTACTGAAAATATTATTGATGTAAATTATAAACGACTGAATTGTGACATTAAACCTCTGCGATCAACTGATCCAATGTATTCGGTAAGAATTACACATACATGTATACCGAACTGTTTTATGTATCTATTTTGCTTTCTCAATTGtttcaatgaatga